From Halorubrum salinarum, the proteins below share one genomic window:
- a CDS encoding ribonuclease H-like domain-containing protein, whose amino-acid sequence MRIENSFIPVEGVGETTERRLWERGVTTWDEFDPAVDVAGVGATTADRIESFIAEALARLDDGDAAYFDRAFPSGERWRLYENFREETCFFDIETTGLDERRDRVTTVSFHQGGETTTLVAGEDLTARRLREQFADASLLATFNGARFDVPFLETSFDVEIDTPHLDLMYPAKRIGLSGGLKPIEEEIGIDRDRPDISGRDAVRLWREYERGSDEALETLVTYNREDAVNLRALADAVCDRLDDEVFVAAPDGDGD is encoded by the coding sequence ATGCGCATCGAGAACAGCTTCATCCCCGTCGAGGGGGTGGGCGAGACGACCGAACGGCGCCTCTGGGAGCGAGGGGTCACGACGTGGGACGAGTTCGACCCCGCGGTCGACGTGGCGGGCGTGGGCGCGACGACCGCCGACCGGATCGAGTCGTTCATCGCGGAGGCGCTCGCGCGGCTCGACGACGGGGACGCCGCCTACTTCGACCGGGCGTTCCCCTCGGGCGAGCGCTGGCGGCTCTACGAGAACTTCCGCGAGGAGACCTGCTTCTTCGACATCGAGACGACCGGGCTCGACGAGCGGCGCGACCGCGTGACGACCGTCAGCTTCCATCAGGGCGGCGAGACGACGACCCTCGTCGCGGGCGAGGACCTCACCGCGCGGCGCCTCCGCGAGCAGTTCGCGGACGCCAGCCTGCTCGCGACGTTCAACGGCGCGCGCTTCGACGTGCCCTTCCTGGAGACCTCCTTCGACGTCGAGATCGACACCCCTCACCTCGACCTGATGTACCCCGCGAAGCGGATCGGCCTCTCGGGCGGGCTGAAGCCCATCGAGGAGGAGATCGGGATCGACCGCGACCGCCCGGACATCTCCGGTCGGGACGCGGTCCGCCTCTGGCGCGAGTACGAGCGGGGGAGCGACGAAGCGCTGGAGACGCTCGTCACGTACAACCGCGAGGACGCGGTCAACCTGCGGGCGCTCGCCGACGCGGTCTGCGACCGCCTCGACGACGAGGTGTTCGTCGCCGCCCCGGACGGAGACGGCGACTGA
- a CDS encoding WD40/YVTN/BNR-like repeat-containing protein, with the protein MTGVAAAAEGDWTVEATETDSTLHDVVSANAGRFAVGGGGVLTAPAAEGWRTLRDGGPTGNGNNLYGAAVTDDGERVWFVGASGAIGEYIPATDTLVDHSAPMDNTNNYNAVAVTGQAGEANVYVAGDSGKIYYSFENGATGTWDYVTPGSGSALPAIDFHGPRSGHAIDTNGRVFVTDDGVTWNAIGIEDADVTFYGLDSDAPDDVAVSGGNGTVLTYDGANWTPDALGDADLVDVETDGEAGYVVGSGGVVQELTADDRFALDTPTGENLNAVDVDGDAVVVGNSGLVLRR; encoded by the coding sequence GTGACAGGTGTCGCCGCGGCCGCGGAGGGCGACTGGACCGTCGAGGCGACCGAGACCGACAGCACGCTCCACGACGTGGTGTCGGCGAACGCCGGCCGCTTCGCGGTCGGCGGCGGCGGCGTCCTCACCGCCCCCGCCGCGGAGGGCTGGCGGACGCTTCGCGACGGCGGCCCGACCGGGAACGGGAACAACCTCTACGGGGCCGCCGTCACTGACGACGGCGAGCGCGTCTGGTTCGTCGGCGCGAGCGGCGCCATCGGCGAGTACATCCCCGCGACGGACACGCTCGTGGACCACTCGGCGCCGATGGACAACACGAACAACTACAACGCCGTCGCCGTCACCGGGCAGGCCGGCGAGGCGAACGTCTACGTCGCCGGCGACTCCGGGAAGATCTACTACAGCTTCGAGAACGGCGCCACGGGCACGTGGGACTACGTCACGCCGGGCAGCGGCTCCGCGCTCCCCGCGATCGACTTCCACGGCCCCCGCAGCGGGCACGCGATCGACACGAACGGCCGCGTGTTCGTCACGGACGACGGCGTCACCTGGAACGCGATCGGCATCGAGGACGCCGACGTGACCTTCTACGGCCTCGACAGCGACGCGCCCGACGACGTCGCCGTTTCCGGCGGCAACGGGACGGTCCTGACGTACGACGGCGCGAACTGGACGCCCGACGCGCTCGGCGACGCCGACCTCGTCGACGTCGAGACGGACGGCGAGGCGGGGTACGTCGTCGGCAGCGGCGGCGTCGTCCAGGAGCTCACCGCCGACGATCGGTTCGCGCTCGACACGCCGACCGGCGAGAACCTGAACGCGGTCGACGTCGACGGGGACGCCGTCGTCGTCGGTAACAGCGGGCTCGTCCTGCGTCGGTAA
- a CDS encoding small ribosomal subunit Rsm22 family protein codes for MIDRTAVRNNANYLRNVRPIDPEEIAEYIEGTPHPAVVRETLREEAFDLRLREREDGAFVPVEEAPVDPPGWAPEALPEAYSFALEDLLVREYGANWHRGESGAELRERVRQMKTDYLYENEVEYDRVAALGYAIYHLPAYYATVGYVLDDLTENGLLDRTLRVLDVGAGVGGPALGLHDYLPDDAVVDYHAVEPSAATEVLDRLLEETGRNFRATVHETTAEAFLGLDEGEEPAPATDEAFDLVLFGNVLSELADPAAVAGAAVDALAPDGSVVAFAPADRNTATGLRRVEREVVASGGDLGRDAEIYSPALRLWPDAVPTDPGWSFDVAPDLAVPPFQRRLDEAAARGETDEPGEFVNVDVQFAYSILRPDGRRRVDIEASAERCARMAESERHVTDRVNLLAVKLSHDLSEGDNAVYRVGDGSQATDHYLVCTRETALNRDLREAGYGSVVFVENGLVLWNEDEGAYNVVVDDETVVDLVAP; via the coding sequence ATGATCGACAGAACCGCGGTCCGGAACAACGCGAACTACCTGCGCAACGTCAGACCGATCGACCCCGAGGAGATCGCGGAGTACATCGAGGGGACGCCGCACCCGGCGGTCGTCCGCGAGACGCTCCGCGAGGAGGCGTTCGACCTCCGGCTCCGCGAGCGCGAGGACGGGGCGTTCGTCCCCGTCGAGGAGGCGCCCGTCGACCCGCCGGGCTGGGCGCCCGAGGCGCTCCCCGAGGCGTACTCGTTCGCCCTGGAGGACCTGCTGGTCCGCGAGTACGGCGCGAACTGGCACCGCGGGGAGTCGGGCGCCGAGCTCCGCGAGCGCGTCCGCCAGATGAAGACGGACTACCTCTACGAGAACGAGGTCGAGTACGACCGCGTCGCGGCGCTCGGCTACGCTATCTACCACCTCCCGGCGTACTACGCGACGGTCGGGTACGTCCTCGACGACCTGACCGAGAACGGCCTGCTCGACCGCACGCTCCGCGTCCTCGACGTGGGCGCCGGCGTCGGCGGTCCCGCGCTCGGGCTCCACGACTACCTCCCGGACGACGCCGTTGTCGACTACCACGCAGTCGAGCCGAGCGCGGCCACGGAGGTCCTCGACCGGCTGCTGGAGGAGACCGGTCGCAACTTCCGCGCGACGGTCCACGAGACGACCGCCGAGGCGTTCCTCGGGCTCGACGAGGGCGAAGAGCCCGCCCCGGCGACCGACGAGGCCTTCGATCTCGTGCTGTTCGGCAACGTCCTCTCGGAGCTCGCCGACCCCGCGGCGGTCGCGGGCGCCGCGGTCGACGCGCTGGCGCCCGACGGCAGCGTCGTCGCGTTCGCGCCGGCCGACCGGAACACCGCGACCGGGCTCCGCCGGGTCGAGCGCGAGGTCGTCGCGTCCGGCGGCGACCTCGGTCGGGACGCCGAGATCTACTCGCCGGCCCTCCGCCTGTGGCCCGACGCGGTCCCGACCGACCCGGGCTGGTCGTTCGACGTGGCCCCCGACCTCGCGGTCCCGCCGTTCCAGCGCCGGCTCGACGAGGCGGCGGCGCGCGGCGAGACAGACGAACCGGGCGAGTTCGTCAACGTCGACGTGCAGTTCGCCTACTCGATCCTCCGCCCCGACGGCCGGCGGCGCGTCGACATCGAGGCGAGCGCGGAGCGGTGCGCGCGCATGGCCGAGTCGGAGCGGCACGTCACCGACCGGGTGAACCTGCTCGCGGTGAAGCTCAGCCACGACCTGAGCGAGGGGGACAACGCCGTCTACCGCGTCGGCGACGGCTCGCAGGCGACCGACCACTACCTCGTCTGTACCCGTGAGACCGCGCTGAACCGCGACCTCCGCGAGGCCGGCTACGGGTCGGTCGTCTTCGTCGAGAACGGGCTCGTCCTCTGGAACGAGGACGAGGGCGCGTACAACGTCGTCGTCGACGATGAGACGGTCGTCGACTTGGTCGCGCCCTGA
- a CDS encoding DsbA family protein, whose protein sequence is MERTRRSLLASAASVGVVGAAGCLGGGGGTTLDLSGVELDTGEYDCDLTEPSDPDLDYRPTLGDPDADVVVQAFEDFTCGHCASYKLDHFPVIRDEYIDPGEIRYEHWDFPIPVDETWAVPVASAARGVGARNGDEAFFEFATAAYEPQRSYSGETLGAAAEAAGADPCAVLSDARFAAFGQASADDRAEGASMGVEGTPTIFVNGSPVEEGYGAQSIAAAIESEL, encoded by the coding sequence ATGGAACGCACGCGGCGGTCCCTGCTCGCGAGCGCGGCGTCGGTCGGCGTCGTCGGCGCGGCGGGATGTCTCGGCGGCGGCGGGGGGACGACCCTCGACCTCAGCGGCGTGGAACTCGACACCGGCGAGTACGACTGCGACCTGACGGAGCCGTCGGACCCGGACCTCGACTACCGGCCGACCCTCGGGGACCCGGACGCCGACGTGGTCGTTCAGGCGTTCGAGGACTTCACCTGCGGGCACTGCGCGAGCTATAAGCTCGACCACTTCCCGGTCATCCGCGACGAGTACATCGACCCCGGCGAGATCCGGTACGAGCACTGGGACTTCCCGATCCCGGTCGACGAGACGTGGGCAGTTCCCGTCGCCAGCGCGGCCCGCGGCGTCGGCGCCCGGAACGGCGACGAGGCGTTCTTCGAGTTCGCCACGGCGGCCTACGAGCCGCAGCGGAGCTACAGCGGGGAGACGCTCGGCGCCGCCGCGGAGGCCGCCGGCGCGGACCCCTGTGCGGTGCTGTCCGACGCCCGGTTCGCGGCGTTCGGCCAGGCGTCGGCCGACGACCGAGCGGAGGGCGCGTCGATGGGCGTCGAGGGGACGCCGACCATCTTCGTGAACGGCAGTCCCGTCGAAGAGGGCTACGGGGCCCAGTCGATCGCCGCCGCGATCGAGTCCGAACTCTGA
- a CDS encoding long-chain-fatty-acid--CoA ligase has product MNKPLLTTDFLDRARRHYADEEAVLAVDGTRYTYAELGDRADRFSAALQARGIEKGDRVAVLDPNTHYHLEAAYGAMQVGAIHAPLNYRLTPDDFSYMLSDAGVDAIYADAEYAANVEAIRDEVPTETFLTNDADAVEGDWESFDAALDDADPDAYDRPEMDEDDVITINYTSGTTGDPKGVCRTHRAETLHAYLISIHQEITDDDVYLWTLPMFHVNGWGHIYAITGMGARHVCTRGVDVAETFERIRGEDVSYFCAAPTVLNMLGDHYAEHGGETTGDNDVRVATAGAAPPEATIRTVEEEFGWDLKHVYGATETGPLITTSDAKRHFDEGADDRFAVKKTQGIGYLGTDVRVVDEDGEDVAADGETIGEIVVRGNQVMDRYWNKPEATEQAFSERLEGYYHMGDLAVVDEDGFVSIQDRKKDIIISGGENISSIELEDTLFEHEAVSDAAVIPAPDERWGETPKAFVVPASGDPDDAGATPEELKAFVRERVADYKTPGEVEFVAELPTTATGKIQKYELREREWDEEERMVGEG; this is encoded by the coding sequence ATGAACAAGCCGCTGTTGACGACGGACTTCTTAGACCGGGCGCGACGCCACTACGCCGACGAGGAGGCCGTCCTCGCGGTCGACGGCACGCGCTACACGTACGCGGAGCTCGGCGACCGCGCGGACAGGTTCTCCGCCGCGCTTCAGGCGCGCGGTATCGAGAAGGGCGACCGGGTCGCCGTGCTGGACCCGAACACGCACTACCACCTGGAGGCCGCCTACGGCGCGATGCAGGTCGGCGCGATCCACGCGCCGCTGAACTACCGCCTCACGCCGGACGACTTCTCGTACATGCTCTCGGACGCGGGCGTCGACGCCATCTACGCCGACGCGGAGTACGCCGCGAACGTCGAGGCGATCCGCGACGAGGTGCCGACCGAGACGTTCCTCACGAACGACGCCGACGCGGTTGAGGGCGACTGGGAGTCGTTCGACGCGGCGCTCGACGACGCCGACCCCGACGCCTACGACCGCCCGGAGATGGACGAGGACGACGTGATCACGATCAACTACACCTCGGGGACCACCGGCGACCCGAAGGGCGTCTGCCGCACGCACCGCGCCGAGACGCTCCACGCGTACCTCATCTCGATCCACCAAGAGATCACCGACGACGACGTGTACCTCTGGACGCTGCCGATGTTCCACGTCAACGGCTGGGGCCACATCTACGCGATCACGGGGATGGGCGCCCGGCACGTCTGTACCCGCGGCGTCGACGTCGCGGAGACGTTCGAGCGGATCCGCGGGGAGGACGTGTCGTACTTCTGTGCCGCGCCGACCGTCCTCAACATGCTCGGCGACCACTACGCCGAACACGGCGGCGAGACGACCGGCGACAACGACGTGCGGGTCGCCACCGCGGGGGCGGCGCCGCCGGAGGCGACGATCCGCACCGTCGAGGAGGAGTTCGGGTGGGACCTCAAGCACGTGTACGGCGCCACCGAGACGGGCCCGCTCATCACCACCTCCGACGCGAAGCGCCACTTCGACGAGGGCGCCGACGACCGCTTTGCGGTGAAGAAGACGCAGGGGATCGGCTACCTCGGCACGGACGTGCGCGTCGTCGACGAGGACGGCGAGGACGTCGCCGCCGACGGCGAGACGATCGGCGAGATCGTCGTCCGCGGCAACCAGGTGATGGACCGCTACTGGAACAAGCCCGAGGCCACCGAACAGGCGTTCTCGGAGCGGTTAGAGGGGTACTACCACATGGGCGACCTGGCCGTCGTCGACGAGGACGGGTTCGTCTCGATCCAGGACCGCAAGAAGGACATCATCATCTCCGGCGGGGAGAACATCTCCTCGATCGAACTGGAGGATACCCTCTTCGAACACGAGGCCGTCTCCGACGCGGCCGTCATCCCCGCCCCGGACGAGCGCTGGGGCGAGACCCCGAAGGCGTTCGTCGTCCCGGCGAGCGGCGACCCGGACGACGCGGGCGCGACGCCCGAGGAGCTCAAGGCGTTCGTCCGCGAGCGCGTCGCGGACTACAAGACGCCCGGCGAGGTGGAGTTCGTCGCGGAGCTCCCGACGACCGCGACCGGGAAGATCCAGAAGTACGAGCTGCGCGAGCGCGAGTGGGACGAGGAGGAGCGGATGGTCGGCGAGGGGTAG
- a CDS encoding SOS response-associated peptidase — protein sequence MCGRYTLFTPAADLEDRFGAAFGDHEPSYNCAPGQSLPVIRDADPSAATRMEWGLTPSWADESFDLINARAETVREKRSFADAFERRRCLVPADGFYEWVGGDRGSGKTPYRVAFEDDRPFAMAGIYERWEPPTPETTQTGLDAFGGGAGDGGSGGDDPDVIETFAVVTTEPNDLVADLHHRMAVILDPDAGEEETWLRGDADEAAALLDPYPSDELTAHPVSTRVNSPSVDAPELIEPVASD from the coding sequence ATGTGCGGCCGCTACACCCTCTTCACCCCCGCCGCCGACCTCGAAGACAGGTTCGGCGCGGCGTTCGGCGACCACGAACCCAGCTACAACTGCGCGCCCGGGCAGTCGCTCCCCGTCATCCGCGACGCGGACCCGTCGGCGGCGACGCGGATGGAGTGGGGGCTGACGCCCTCGTGGGCCGACGAGTCGTTCGACCTCATCAACGCCCGCGCGGAGACGGTGCGGGAGAAGCGGAGCTTCGCGGACGCCTTCGAGCGCCGGCGCTGCCTCGTCCCCGCGGACGGCTTCTACGAGTGGGTCGGCGGCGACCGCGGGTCGGGCAAGACCCCCTACCGCGTCGCCTTCGAGGACGACCGGCCGTTCGCGATGGCCGGCATCTACGAGCGGTGGGAGCCGCCGACGCCGGAGACGACCCAGACCGGCCTCGACGCGTTCGGCGGCGGCGCCGGTGACGGCGGCTCCGGGGGCGACGACCCGGACGTGATCGAGACGTTCGCGGTCGTCACCACCGAGCCGAACGACCTCGTCGCCGACCTCCACCACCGGATGGCGGTGATTCTGGACCCGGACGCCGGCGAGGAGGAGACGTGGCTCCGGGGCGACGCCGACGAGGCGGCCGCCCTGCTCGATCCCTACCCGAGCGACGAACTGACCGCGCACCCGGTGTCGACGCGGGTGAACTCGCCGAGCGTCGACGCGCCGGAGCTGATCGAACCGGTTGCGAGCGACTGA
- a CDS encoding prephenate dehydrogenase yields the protein MDLLVVGAGEIGRWVADTVAADAAPVDASVAFADRDPAVAADAAAGRDARTVEADGDSVHDAVCLAVPMSAVPAAVEAYAPRAEEAIVDVSGEMTDALAAMREHAPGLERASYHPLFAPPRVPGNVALVVDEGGPAVEGLTASVEAGGNEVFETTAAEHDGAMETVQAGAHAAVLAWRLAAEPVREEFHTPVSTALDDVADTVTEGSPAVYAEIQRAFDGAEDVADAAAAIADADDEAFAALYERARGDREGRERLE from the coding sequence ATGGACCTCCTCGTCGTCGGCGCCGGTGAGATCGGGCGCTGGGTGGCCGACACCGTCGCGGCCGACGCCGCGCCCGTCGACGCGAGCGTCGCGTTCGCCGACCGCGACCCGGCCGTCGCGGCCGACGCCGCGGCGGGGCGCGACGCCCGGACGGTCGAGGCCGACGGGGACTCCGTCCACGACGCCGTCTGCCTCGCGGTGCCGATGTCGGCGGTGCCGGCGGCGGTCGAGGCGTACGCGCCGCGCGCCGAGGAGGCGATCGTCGACGTCTCCGGCGAGATGACCGACGCGCTCGCGGCGATGCGCGAGCACGCCCCCGGCCTCGAACGCGCGAGCTACCACCCGCTGTTCGCGCCGCCGCGCGTCCCCGGCAACGTCGCGCTCGTCGTCGACGAGGGCGGCCCGGCGGTCGAGGGGCTCACCGCGTCGGTCGAGGCCGGCGGCAACGAAGTCTTCGAGACGACCGCCGCGGAGCACGACGGCGCGATGGAGACCGTTCAGGCGGGCGCGCACGCGGCGGTGCTCGCGTGGCGGCTCGCCGCGGAGCCGGTCCGCGAGGAGTTCCACACCCCCGTGTCGACCGCGCTCGACGACGTGGCCGACACCGTCACCGAGGGGTCGCCCGCGGTGTACGCCGAGATACAGCGCGCCTTCGACGGCGCCGAGGACGTGGCCGACGCCGCGGCCGCGATCGCGGACGCGGACGACGAGGCGTTCGCCGCACTCTACGAGCGCGCCCGCGGCGACCGCGAGGGGCGGGAGCGACTGGAGTGA
- a CDS encoding polymer-forming cytoskeletal protein, whose product MSLRGDGPIEELAIPSETTVEEHDVVVDGDVLVGGQSTVELGVRGRNVAIGERVRVGDDIEAEGDCRLDTWCSVDGNVLVGEDAYLGERVTVTGRLMVSGDLDIGDDVTIEEGFEANGWIVIRNPVPTIVFYFIVLSQLLRVGETDAADELAEALADGDDVRDPLLVPRNAEISDDAWRVSTPATVGDDCRLHGNLRAASIRVGERNEVFGSLRAREDVTVGADTIIHGDVTTRGGTVTVESGARVLGDVSAGDLVVYDGAEIQGTLRARGEMKLIQEAERPSEDDGVESDEPEEAETEAAAETGADAADAETGADAVDAEADQSAGADAETVESADAEAEEANESDRDSDDGSVDDREAADSEDADDDRDLDGEADADATAESEPAASAREDETTASENGSAADAEETAAVTADAGAATETVESDDNS is encoded by the coding sequence GTGTCGCTGCGAGGAGACGGCCCGATAGAGGAGCTCGCGATCCCCTCGGAGACGACCGTCGAGGAGCACGACGTCGTCGTCGACGGCGACGTGCTCGTGGGCGGGCAGTCGACCGTCGAGCTCGGCGTCCGCGGCCGCAACGTCGCGATCGGCGAGCGCGTGCGCGTCGGCGACGACATCGAGGCCGAGGGCGACTGCCGGCTCGACACCTGGTGTTCCGTCGACGGCAACGTGCTCGTCGGCGAGGACGCGTACCTCGGTGAGCGGGTGACCGTCACCGGCCGCCTGATGGTGTCGGGCGACCTCGATATCGGCGACGACGTGACGATCGAGGAGGGGTTCGAGGCCAACGGCTGGATCGTCATCCGCAACCCGGTGCCGACGATCGTCTTCTACTTCATCGTCCTCTCGCAGCTGCTGCGCGTCGGCGAGACCGACGCCGCCGACGAACTGGCGGAGGCGCTCGCCGACGGCGACGACGTGCGGGACCCGCTGTTGGTCCCGCGGAACGCCGAGATCTCCGACGACGCCTGGCGGGTGTCGACCCCGGCCACCGTCGGCGACGACTGCCGGCTCCACGGTAACCTCCGCGCGGCGTCGATCCGCGTCGGCGAGCGCAACGAGGTGTTCGGCTCGCTGCGCGCCCGCGAGGACGTCACCGTCGGCGCCGACACGATCATCCACGGCGACGTGACGACCCGCGGCGGGACCGTGACCGTCGAGAGCGGCGCGCGCGTCCTCGGCGACGTCTCCGCGGGGGATCTCGTGGTGTACGACGGCGCAGAGATTCAGGGGACCCTCCGGGCGCGCGGCGAGATGAAGCTGATCCAGGAAGCGGAGCGGCCGAGCGAAGACGACGGGGTCGAGTCCGATGAACCGGAGGAGGCGGAGACCGAAGCGGCCGCCGAAACCGGAGCCGATGCCGCAGACGCCGAAACCGGGGCCGACGCCGTAGACGCCGAGGCTGACCAGTCCGCCGGCGCGGACGCAGAGACAGTGGAGTCCGCCGACGCGGAAGCCGAGGAGGCGAACGAGTCGGACCGCGACAGCGACGACGGATCGGTCGACGACCGAGAAGCCGCCGACTCGGAGGACGCGGACGACGACCGCGACCTCGACGGCGAGGCGGATGCCGACGCGACCGCCGAGAGCGAGCCCGCGGCGTCCGCGCGCGAGGACGAGACGACCGCCTCCGAAAACGGATCCGCCGCGGACGCCGAGGAGACCGCGGCGGTGACCGCCGACGCCGGCGCGGCGACCGAGACGGTCGAGTCCGACGACAACTCCTGA
- a CDS encoding DUF5779 family protein: MSDWDLDLRDAEAKMDEAFAAAGDVVLGVLDGTTDPEEWVRSVDYGNTLVLSIDGDLNELAAPFARDVKDMDGELMHFRGFLVVTPPGVSIDTDRLSDSGGEESGGAAGDEADGTDEIDNGGD; this comes from the coding sequence ATGAGCGACTGGGACCTCGACCTGCGGGACGCCGAGGCGAAGATGGACGAGGCGTTCGCGGCGGCGGGCGACGTCGTCCTCGGCGTCTTGGACGGCACGACCGACCCGGAGGAGTGGGTCCGCAGCGTCGACTACGGGAACACCCTGGTGTTGTCGATAGACGGCGACCTCAACGAGCTCGCCGCGCCCTTCGCGCGCGACGTGAAGGACATGGACGGGGAGCTGATGCACTTCCGGGGCTTCCTCGTCGTCACGCCGCCGGGCGTGAGCATCGACACCGACCGCCTGAGCGACTCCGGCGGCGAGGAGTCGGGCGGAGCAGCAGGCGACGAGGCGGACGGCACCGACGAAATCGACAACGGCGGAGACTGA
- a CDS encoding glycerophosphodiester phosphodiesterase, protein MKRAGRDGVTLIGHRGCAGQYPENTVAAVERAAPRVDAVEVDVRRCASGELVVVHDAELDRLTGAAGRVADADWEDLRGLTVLDSGEPIPRLGEALAAVPDGVGVNVEIKESETALDALAVARRADSEVLFSSFRPEALASLRDRDPATDRALLVADATPERAVERATELGCVAVHPPIDLATEPGFVETAHEAGLAVNAWTAANREDAERLVAAGVDGVIADRWDLLPGADRSSRN, encoded by the coding sequence ATGAAGCGGGCGGGTCGTGACGGTGTCACGCTGATCGGCCACCGGGGCTGCGCCGGCCAGTACCCGGAGAACACGGTCGCGGCCGTCGAGCGCGCGGCGCCGCGCGTCGACGCCGTCGAGGTCGACGTGCGCCGGTGCGCCAGCGGCGAGCTCGTCGTCGTCCACGACGCGGAACTCGACCGACTGACCGGCGCGGCGGGCCGCGTCGCGGACGCCGACTGGGAGGACCTGCGCGGGCTGACGGTGCTCGACTCCGGCGAACCGATCCCGCGGCTCGGCGAGGCGCTCGCGGCCGTCCCCGACGGTGTGGGCGTCAACGTCGAGATCAAGGAGTCGGAGACCGCGCTCGACGCGCTCGCCGTCGCGCGGCGGGCCGACAGCGAGGTGCTGTTCTCGTCGTTCCGCCCGGAGGCGCTGGCGTCGCTGCGCGACCGCGACCCGGCGACAGACCGCGCGCTGCTCGTCGCGGACGCGACCCCCGAGCGCGCGGTCGAGCGGGCGACCGAACTCGGGTGCGTCGCGGTCCACCCGCCGATCGACCTCGCGACCGAACCAGGTTTCGTCGAGACGGCGCACGAGGCGGGCCTGGCGGTGAACGCGTGGACCGCGGCCAACCGAGAGGACGCCGAGCGACTGGTCGCGGCCGGCGTCGACGGGGTCATCGCCGACCGGTGGGACCTGCTGCCGGGGGCCGACCGGTCGTCGCGGAATTAA
- a CDS encoding MFS transporter translates to MSDADPSPATEAAGGDRSVDADAVGGDADAADRRRLGAVVLAVLISQVLLYPGVPDLVVALGAPAGIDAGMWFLVAEFGAFVAFAVVWGALSDALGRRVPLIVAGALGGAGSYVALASLPALGLGFGAALLVRAVGGALTIGAFSLSITLLMDLRGGNGRNMGAAGLAIGLGAAVGSVVGGSLAGLGALYPVYAGAVVLGGAGLLAATVDDRAATVSAEGSADTGATDEAGFGDVLARARTTPGLLVPLAFGFVDRLTAGFFALVGVYYFQDPATFGLSAAGAGATLALFFVPFALLQSPFGALSDRIGRFFPVVAGSLAYGVVTIGVGIAPVYPVAAGLMVLVGVCGALMAPATMALVTDLVEPEVRGAAMGLFNVFGSLGFLTGFLIGGSATEAFGYTPAFLAVGGLELAIALALLPAVRSISPGAGVVGRLGAEG, encoded by the coding sequence ATGAGCGACGCCGACCCCTCCCCCGCGACCGAGGCCGCCGGCGGCGACCGCTCGGTCGACGCGGACGCCGTCGGGGGCGACGCGGACGCCGCCGACCGCCGGCGGCTCGGCGCGGTCGTCCTCGCGGTGCTGATCTCGCAGGTCCTCCTCTACCCGGGCGTGCCCGACCTCGTCGTCGCGCTCGGCGCGCCCGCCGGCATCGACGCCGGCATGTGGTTCCTCGTCGCGGAGTTCGGCGCGTTCGTGGCGTTCGCGGTCGTCTGGGGCGCGCTCTCGGACGCGCTCGGACGGCGGGTCCCCCTGATCGTCGCCGGCGCCCTCGGCGGCGCGGGCTCGTACGTCGCGCTCGCGTCGCTGCCGGCCCTGGGGCTCGGCTTCGGGGCCGCGCTCCTCGTGCGGGCCGTCGGCGGCGCGCTCACCATCGGCGCGTTCTCCCTCTCTATCACCCTCCTCATGGACCTCCGCGGCGGCAACGGCCGCAACATGGGCGCCGCGGGGCTCGCCATCGGCCTCGGCGCGGCGGTCGGGTCGGTCGTCGGCGGGTCGCTCGCCGGCCTCGGCGCGCTGTACCCGGTGTACGCCGGCGCCGTCGTGCTCGGCGGCGCGGGGCTGCTCGCGGCGACCGTCGACGACCGGGCGGCGACGGTCTCGGCGGAGGGGAGCGCGGACACCGGAGCGACCGACGAGGCCGGCTTCGGCGACGTGCTCGCGCGGGCCCGGACGACGCCCGGCCTCCTCGTCCCGCTCGCGTTCGGGTTCGTCGACCGGCTCACGGCGGGCTTCTTCGCCTTGGTCGGAGTGTACTACTTCCAGGACCCGGCGACGTTCGGCCTCTCGGCGGCCGGCGCGGGCGCGACGCTCGCGCTCTTCTTCGTCCCCTTCGCGCTGCTCCAGTCGCCGTTCGGCGCGCTCTCGGACCGGATCGGCCGCTTCTTCCCCGTGGTCGCCGGGTCGCTCGCCTACGGGGTCGTCACGATCGGCGTCGGGATCGCGCCGGTCTATCCGGTCGCCGCGGGGCTGATGGTGCTGGTCGGCGTCTGCGGCGCGCTGATGGCGCCGGCGACGATGGCGCTCGTGACCGACCTCGTCGAGCCCGAGGTGCGGGGCGCGGCGATGGGGCTGTTCAACGTGTTCGGCTCGCTCGGGTTCCTCACCGGGTTCCTCATCGGCGGGAGCGCCACCGAGGCGTTCGGCTACACGCCGGCGTTCCTCGCGGTCGGCGGGCTGGAGCTGGCCATCGCGCTCGCGCTGCTGCCGGCGGTCCGCTCCATCTCGCCCGGCGCGGGCGTGGTCGGCCGGCTCGGCGCGGAGGGGTGA